One stretch of Ptiloglossa arizonensis isolate GNS036 chromosome 7, iyPtiAriz1_principal, whole genome shotgun sequence DNA includes these proteins:
- the LOC143149548 gene encoding phospholipid-transporting ATPase ABCA3 isoform X3 has product MAVLSLLLYKDLIVRLRHWKTAIFLQCLVPIALFVLIQAVRDFSVQPPRIINESTYYPIETKKELIEINTEFTFLYYVPQNEITQNIMENVRICLQLPSERVHGTSSEDDMIKAYTVLQAKSPLVMVLALVFEQYNTSDIRYKIRHTFNIPNVLYQTMFDHSSYTPHTLYFNTVPFVQLQMCVDESFINRTAPHSTLDAKVSIQRMPYPPYVKIDDSDTLLRLVVLMAMNGVKQYQNVLSWLITGVLFSIFYIVPIIVLFKNTFSGNVDPYLYYSNTFIFWLILTAHIAHLISFGMHIAANFSKPRFVTITLSVIYTASFSLHVNLIKEQVFSIIPFLGILFPNMLLYRFLEEVNIYEGRLTGIQWSNMFIVGDAQYNTAGSIGFIFIFSILGSLLHFALAIYINDIHPGKYGVRKDPLYFLKYIRKNKVNLDEDVEDFDYDEIDNDNFELVSKGVLTSGIQIRNLKKTYKTGCLRKSSVQALKGISMDLYKGQITALLGHNGAGKTTLMSILTGVISATEGKVLIDGKNIKKHLEFIKNDLGLCPQENMIFPDLNVSEQLEFFGLLKGKNKTKKEIKQDVHVLLDKLKLLEKSNALPHTLSGGQKRRLCLGMALIGGANTIILDEPTSGMDPETRRDIWDIILKIRGKKTILISTHSMEEADILGDWIAILHGGRLKCYGTSMFLKKQYGYGHIEVTLSTKSWCNSDKVICKFDPRTQQVSVDSEKIILSVPNTESLPQSLDTVENQKQILGVTGISVSLITLEEVFLKVIKKENGGQHLNELLSPPSQRVVGWNLCIQAILALYHKKFTYTKKNLLTTLLTIFLPILSIVLMGLSYNIPSDSTDVFPLELDMYRYSQALYSSKNKTFGTHYNNVVENFGGSSEEVTGNISVTHALLDHSLQNIAKYRNNYIVSAEFNISDGVLYANGFYSGIAIHSIPLTVNLLSNVLIKGVAGNDYSIRVSRQQLPNSLSSTTLNEPETESLTRVLIFCCFFFPTVALFIVHPFQETESKLKQLQRMTGVTSTSYWCTMFTFDFMILTASVLIIVLGFYIMDIILDIRLYYRIEILTMILLLLLFGINSLLITYIFSFINKSRNSVVTILSLVPVGFVLLQYLLHEVIHSFQNLHVLYIIQKRLFRLIPHVSLFHGQLSFFNVAVQNARCRRLPNRLMDVVCLGLRDVCCGMECADGVCKKQLPYFSNDNYDMNLMECVIYLSITPLIYFALLIILEEGLFDKLYIKMSGQNLRNACDMKDEQVEKEKRAVALEIRKLNNRGIVNKKENTKTDPVDVNFLENSENNDNLFLVYELSKYYGKLMAVQEINFRVKQRECFGLLGVNGAGKSTTFRMLTGEELPNSGTMYLGKSDICTDRKNYLAQMGYCPQTDALLSSLNSFDHLRLFALLRGIPKSKVDLEVNKWINRLNLNSYMFQPSGVYSGGNKRRLNIAMALIGNPTLVLLDEPTTGVDPAARRSLWNILQSCQAMGQSIILTSHSMEECEALCNRLVIMVKGQLVCIGASQELKQRFGAGYDIHIKLNPSRSDDDISTIKRIMETSLTCEIRDENLGLIAYHVNDIGTTWEKMYNTMNNLKHRFNCIEDYAVLSATLEQLFIQFARGNELTNREELVVNSTDQPVIV; this is encoded by the exons ATATTATGGAAAATGTACGAATATGTTTGCAACTGCCATCCGAAA GGGTTCACGGAACTTCATCTGAAGATGATATGATAAAGGCTTATACAGTTTTACAAGCTAAATCTCCACTCGTTATGGTTTTAGCTCTTGTGTTTGAACAATATAATACAAGTGATATAAGGTACAAAATTAGACACACTTTTAATATTCCAAATGTATTGTACCAAACTATGTTTGACCACTCGTCATATACTCCAcatactttatattttaatactgtACCGTTTGTacaattacaaatgtgtgtcgATGAATCTTTTATAAATCGCACAGCACCACATTCTACGCTTGATGCAAag GTTTCAATACAAAGAATGCCTTATCCACCATACGTTAAAATAGATGATTCTGATACACTATTAAGACTGGTA GTATTAATGGCAATGAATGGAGTAAAACAGTACCAGAATGTATTGAGTTGGTTAATTACTGGTGTACTGtttagtattttttatattgtacCCATAATAgtgttatttaaaaatactttctctGGAAATGTTGATCCATACTTGTATTATAgtaatacttttatattttgGCTAATACTTACAGCTCATATTGCTCATTTGATATCATTTGGTATGCATATTGctgcaaatttttcaaaac CACGTTTCGTGACAATAACATTATCAGTTATTTACACTGCTTCTTTTTCACTTcatgtaaatttaataaaagagcAAGTCTTTTCTATAATACCATTTTTGGGAATATTGTTTCCAAATATGTTATTGTATAGATTTCTAGAAGAGGTGAACATATACGAAGGTCGAT TAACTGGTATTCAATGGTCGAACATGTTCATTGTTGGAGATGCACAGTATAACACTGCAGGATCTATTggctttatatttattttttcaattttgggtAGTTTGTTACATTTTGCTCTTGCAATTTATATAAATGATATACACCCAGGAAAGTATGGAGTACGTAAAGATCCACTTTATTTTTTGAAG tataTTAGGAAGAATAAAGTGAATCTCGACGAAGATGTGGAAGATTTTGATTACGATGAAATAGATAATGACAATTTTGAATTGGTATCAAAGGGAGTACTTACTTCGGGAATTCAGATACGTAATCTTAAAAAAACATACAAAACTGGTTGTTTACGGAAATCT AGTGTCCAAGCTTTAAAAGGAATTTCAATGGATTTATATAAAGGACAAATAACAGCCTTATTGGGTCATAATGGTgctgggaaaactacacttatgtCTATTTTAACAG GTGTTATAAGTGCAACTGAAGGAAAAGTCCTTATAGatggtaaaaatattaaaaagcacTTAGaattcattaaaaatgatttggGATTGTGTCCTCAGGAAAACATGATATTCCCAGATCTGAATGTATCTGAGCAATTAGAATTCTTTGGTCTA TTGaaaggtaaaaataaaacaaagaaagaaattaaacaaGATGTTCATGTTTTGCTCgacaaattaaaattactcgaaaaaaGCAATGCTCTTCCACATACATTGTCTGGAGGACAAAAAAGAAGACTGTGTCTTGGAATGGCTCTTATTGGTGGTGCAAAT ACTATAATCTTGGATGAGCCAACATCAGGAATGGATCCCGAAACTAGAAGAGACATATGGGATATCATACTA AAAATCAGaggaaagaaaacaattttaattagtACACACAGTATGGAGGAGGCTGATATACTTGGAGATTGGATTGCTATTCTACATGGAGGCAGATTAAAATGTTATGGCACATCAATGTTTTTAAAGAAGCAATATG GTTACGGGCACATAGAAGTTACGTTATCAACTAAATCATGGTGTAATTCAGACAAAGTTATATGTAAGTTTGATCCTAGAACGCAGCAAGTAAGTGTGGATAGTGAGAAGATTATTTTAAGTGTACCAAATACTGAAAGTTTACCACAATCTCTGGATACAGTGGAAAATCAAAAACAGATATTAGGAGTTACAGGGATCAGTGTATCTCTTATTACCTTGGAAGAAGTATTCTTAAA AGTTATCAAAAAAGAAAATGGTGGACAACATTTAAATGAACTATTATCTCCACCATCGCAAAGAGTAGTAGGGTGGAATTTATGTATACAGGCAATTTTGGCACTATACCATAAGAAATTTACCTACACTAAGAAAAACTTACTCACCACATTACTAACA atatttcttccaattttaTCAATCGTACTAATGGGCTTAAGTTACAATATACCCAGTGACTCAACAGATGTATTTCCATTAGAACTTGATATGTATAGATATTCCCAAGCTCTGTATTCAAGTAAAAACAAAACCTTTGGTACACATTATAACAATGTAgtagaaaattttggtggatcttCAGAAGAAGTAACAGGAAATATCAGTGTTACACATG CATTATTGGATCACTCTCttcaaaatattgcgaagtaTCGTAATAATTATATCGTCTCTGCAGAATTCAATATTTCTGACGGAGTTTTGTACGCTAATGGTTTTTATTCTGGCATTGCAATTCATAGTATACCATTAACTGTCAATCTTTTATCAAATGTATTGATCAAAGGCGTTGCTGGTAACGACTATTCCATTCGTGTTTCAAGACAACAGTTACCAAATAGTCTGTCCTCAACGACATTAAACGAGCCAGAAACAGAATCGTTGACAAGAGTATTGATATTTTGTTGCTTTTTCTTCCCTACTGTAGCACTTTTTATTGTGCATCCTTTTCAAGAAACAGAATCTAAACTGAAACAACTCCAAAGAATGACAGGAGTTACGTCTACATCGTATTGGTGCACTATGTTCACATTTGATTTCATGATACTTACAGCATCTGTACTTATTATTGTACTAGGATTTTATATTATGGATATTATCTTGGATATTCGCTTGTACTACAGAATAGAAATAT TAACAATGATATTATTGCTGTTACTCTTTGGCATCAACTCTTTATTGATAACATACATCTTTAGTTTTATAAACAAATCAAGAAATTCTGTAGTAACTATTTTGAGTCTTGTGCCTGTTGGATTTG tTCTACTGCAATATCTCCTGCACGAGGTAATTCATAGCTTTCAAAATTTACACGTTCTATACATAATTCAAAAGAGATTATTTCGGTTAATACCACACGTGAGCTTATTCCATGGTCAACTGTCTTTTTTTAATGTGGCTGTACAAAATGCGAGATGTCGTCGATTACCTAATCGACTAATGGATGTAGTTTGCCTTGGCTTGCGGGATGTTTGTTGTG GTATGGAATGTGCAGATGGAGTCTGTAAGAAGCAACTTCCTTATTTTTCTAACGATAATTACGACATGAACTTGATGGAATGTGTTATATATTTATCCATTACACCATTAATATATTTTGCTTTACTTATAATTTTAGAAGAGGGATTATTTGATAAGTTATACATCAAGATGTCTGGCCAAAATTTAAGGAACGCGTGTGATATGAAGGATGAGCAAGTAGAGAAGGAAAAGCGTGCTGTGGCACTAGAGATCAGAAAACTAAACAATCGTG GTATAgtcaacaaaaaagaaaataccaagACAGATCCTGTTGACGTAAATTTTCTAGAAAACTCAGAGAACAACGACAATTTGTTTTTGGTTTACGAACTGAGCAAATACTATGGGAAGTTAATGGCGGTACAGGAAATCAATTTCCGGGTGAAGCAACGCGAATGTTTCGGATTGCTTGGCGTCAACGGTGCTGGAAAGAGTACCACATTCAGGATGTTGACTGGAGAAGAACTACCGAACAGTGGTACCATGTACTTGGGAAAATCAGACATTTGCACTGACAGGAAGAAT TACCTTGCTCAGATGGGATACTGTCCACAAACTGACGCATTGCTTAGTTCTTTGAATTCATTCGATCACCTGCGATTGTTCGCTTTGCTGCGTGGCATACCCAAGTCAAAAGTGGAtttggaagttaataaatggatcAATCGACTCA ATTTAAACTCTTATATGTTCCAACCAAGCGGTGTTTACAGTGGAGGTAATAAAAGACGTTTAAATATTGCGATGGCGCTTATCGGAAATCCAACTCTTGTTTTGTTGGATGAACCAACGACAGGCGTTGATCCTGCAGCTAGGAGATCTCTATGGAATATACTTCAGTCTTGCCAAGCAATGGGACAATCTATTATACTTACTTCTCACAG caTGGAAGAATGCGAAGCTTTGTGCAATAGACTAGTCATTATGGTGAAAGGTCAATTGGTTTGTATCGGTGCTAGTCAGGAATTGAAGCAACGATTTGGCGCCGGTTACGATATTCACATTAAATTGAATCCGAGTCGATCGGATGATGATATCAGCACTATAAAAAGGATCATGGAGACTTCTTTAACGTGTGAAATCAGAGATGAGAATTTG GGATTAATCGCGTATCACGTAAACGATATTGGAACAACGTGGGAGAAAATGTACAATACGATGAACAATTTGAAACATCGATTCAATTGCATCGAGGATTACGCCGTTTTGTCGGCTACGTTAGAGCAGCTATTCATTCAGTTTGCCAGgggaaacgaattaacgaaccgCGAAGAGCTTGTAGTAAATTCTACTGATCAGCCagtaattgtataa